The following proteins are co-located in the Pyrobaculum calidifontis JCM 11548 genome:
- a CDS encoding transcription elongation factor Spt5 → MSSERCPVFTVSVVSRQEYNIVMLLKMRVESGKLPIYAIVVPPESFGVLFIEGESLPVVSRAVYGVKHVKGVMRGITNVEEVMRVLKPPKPTVEIDVNDEVEITADVLKGSRARVTFVDREKGIVRVELLDSAFPMPLDLKITEVKLVKKAGQQ, encoded by the coding sequence ATGTCGTCTGAGAGGTGCCCTGTTTTCACAGTAAGCGTCGTCTCGAGGCAGGAGTACAACATCGTGATGCTGTTGAAGATGCGGGTGGAGTCTGGCAAATTGCCAATTTACGCCATTGTGGTACCCCCCGAGTCGTTCGGCGTGTTGTTCATTGAGGGAGAGTCTTTGCCGGTTGTCAGCCGCGCGGTGTATGGAGTGAAGCACGTAAAAGGGGTTATGCGCGGTATAACAAACGTGGAGGAGGTGATGAGGGTACTCAAGCCTCCCAAGCCGACCGTCGAGATCGACGTCAACGACGAAGTTGAGATAACCGCCGACGTATTAAAGGGCAGTAGGGCCAGGGTGACCTTTGTCGACAGAGAAAAGGGCATTGTACGCGTCGAGCTCCTAGACAGCGCCTTCCCCATGCCGCTCGACTTGAAGATCACGGAGGTGAAGCTCGTAAAAAAGGCGGGGCAACAATAG
- a CDS encoding 50S ribosomal protein L11, whose product MSKRVIVVPLQGGKVAVNPQFQDALKQAGLDPNKVVQEVQEKLKAYGKYPVQKVELEVSPDGYEVKVYLPPIGDLFLKLLGKDTGAHDSAKETLGDLPFEKIVEIAVLKRDELKSKSLKSAVKQLLSTCKSMGILVDGKRADEVLKAVDEGKYDEVLKKFESQWSQ is encoded by the coding sequence ATGTCTAAGCGCGTTATCGTCGTGCCGCTTCAGGGAGGAAAGGTGGCTGTTAATCCCCAGTTCCAAGACGCTCTTAAACAGGCAGGGCTAGACCCCAACAAGGTGGTGCAGGAGGTTCAGGAGAAGTTGAAGGCATATGGGAAGTACCCAGTGCAGAAGGTGGAGCTGGAGGTTTCGCCGGATGGCTACGAGGTGAAGGTGTATCTGCCGCCAATAGGAGACCTCTTCCTAAAGCTCTTGGGGAAAGACACAGGCGCGCACGACTCTGCCAAGGAGACGCTGGGCGATCTGCCGTTTGAGAAAATTGTCGAAATAGCGGTGCTCAAGAGGGACGAGTTGAAGTCTAAGTCTCTCAAGTCTGCTGTTAAGCAGCTGTTGAGTACGTGTAAGAGCATGGGCATTCTTGTAGATGGGAAGAGGGCCGACGAAGTCCTTAAGGCAGTCGACGAGGGCAAATACGACGAAGTACTTAAAAAGTTTGAATCTCAGTGGTCGCAATGA
- a CDS encoding 50S ribosomal protein L1, producing MSAVVQREALLKKIDEALKSGKKRRFRQSVELIVVLRGIDLSKPENRINLLVELPHPPKLNKIAAFAHGAFETQAKNAGVDAVITRQEVEGLAGNKRAIRKLAKQYDFFIAPPDLMPLLGRVIGPIFGPRGKMPEVVPPNVDVKTVVERLRRVVRVRLRNEPVIKVRVGAEGQKPEEILTNILAVLEELNRKFPLRQYLRDIYIKKTMSPPVRIKPAEVLAR from the coding sequence ATGAGCGCCGTAGTTCAAAGGGAGGCCTTGTTGAAAAAGATTGACGAGGCTCTCAAGTCTGGGAAAAAGAGGCGGTTTAGGCAGAGCGTCGAGCTAATAGTGGTGCTTCGAGGCATCGACTTGAGCAAGCCCGAGAATCGTATCAACCTCCTGGTGGAGTTGCCCCACCCGCCTAAGCTCAATAAGATTGCCGCGTTTGCCCATGGCGCCTTTGAGACTCAGGCCAAGAACGCGGGAGTTGACGCCGTTATTACGAGGCAGGAGGTGGAGGGCCTGGCTGGAAACAAGAGGGCCATTAGGAAGTTGGCTAAGCAGTACGACTTCTTTATAGCTCCTCCCGACTTAATGCCGCTGTTAGGCAGAGTGATAGGCCCAATCTTTGGCCCAAGGGGGAAGATGCCCGAGGTCGTGCCGCCGAACGTCGACGTTAAAACCGTGGTAGAGAGGCTGAGGAGAGTTGTGCGCGTGAGGCTGAGGAATGAGCCAGTGATAAAGGTGAGAGTTGGCGCAGAAGGGCAGAAGCCTGAGGAGATCTTGACAAACATACTCGCAGTGCTCGAGGAGCTAAATAGGAAGTTCCCGCTACGCCAGTACCTCAGAGACATATACATCAAGAAGACCATGTCGCCGCCTGTGCGAATTAAGCCGGCTGAGGTTTTAGCGCGTTGA